The Pseudorasbora parva isolate DD20220531a chromosome 25, ASM2467924v1, whole genome shotgun sequence genome segment GGGGAACTGCAGTCCCGCCCTGGAAGAGCGAGTCTTAGCCTTTGCTCGGGCTTTGCCACCGGTTTTGCCTCTGCCGCTCATTTTTTGAAGTGTCCGCGCCTGTTACTGAAAAAGTAGCTTCTTCGACGAGACCATCAGAATTTAAAGGAACTTGCCTGTCGTCTATTGGTCAGAATCTGTGACATTTGCAAACCAATCACTGAATTTTCCTCCAAATGCTAAACTCCTCCCCTCTCTGCTAGTCTCTCCTCTCCTATTGAACACAGATGCTTGCGAATtattcgaatatatatatatatatatatatatatatatatatatactccagacattttttttttgtttattcgtGTATTTTATTTGCGATTCTATTGTGAACACgtaactgtatttattaactatAACTTTAGCATCATATACATTGCATTGATTTGTATTGCTCATATCGAGACAAGCACTCGCTTTCAGTAAAAGAGCGGCTATTTGAAGCAGAATGCCCAATATGATTAGAGTGTGTCTTGGTGGCAGAATCTTTTAGAgcagaaaattaaaaaaataaaataaaaaataatcgcCGTGGTGTAATTTCTGTAGGAGGAAGGCTGATTTATTTCGCTAGTTTTCATAACTGGCAAATTTCTCTGAAGCTTTCCTTACTttcatatttgaacatttaattcCAAATACTCATAATTTTATAGATGCTCTTTAACTAAGAATATAGgtggctcttaaaagagcctTTGGGTCGTTGAGTCTCAGTTAACTCTACTTGGAGCTGGTGTATTTGGTGACGGCCTTTGTGCCCTCGGACACGGCGTGTTTGGCCAGCTCTCCGGGCAGCAGCAGACGCACGGCGGTCTGGATCTCTCTGGAAGTGATGGTGGAGCGCTTGTTGTAGTGCGCCAGACGAGACGCCTCACCGCCGATGCGCTCGAAGATGTCGTTGACGAAAGAGTTCATGATGCCCATCGCCTTAGAGGAGATGCCGGTGTCAGGATGAACCTGCTTCAGCACTTTGTACACATAGATGGCGTAGCTCTCCTTCCTGGACTTTCTGCGCTTCTTTCCTCCCTTAGTGGCGGTCTTGGTGACAGCCTTCTTGGAGCCTTTCTTAGGCGCGGACTTCGCTGGTTCAGGCATGGTTCCCCGTTTACAAGTACACGTAAGAAGAACGCAATAAACTGCAACGGTCGTGTGCTGGGTATTTATTGAGAGCTCATGCTAATTTCTAAAGGGTGGATTGGCTGTTTTCACGCAGTGAATAAGGGACGCGATTTAATTGGTCAGAATGAGCCACACATCCGCCAATCGTAGGCTTCGGTATTTGAATCCCTGCGCTGGCCGAGAGTGACTCTACTCCCCCCACGCGCCTCTTGTCTGACTTTCCCCGCTCAATTTCTCTGACAATCGCAATCGCGCCAATAAAGCATTTGAAATTAAACAGAATCCACATTAAATCAACTCTTGAGGAGAAAGCGGACAAATATCTACAGGCCAGACATCCGTATCGACATAAGCCTCTCGGGGAAATAATGAGTTTAGGCAAGAACGCCTTTATGCATACGTTCTCACAAACCGTTCTTATTTTcattaaacacacacgcacacgtttatcaattttagcagtgttttatgtaacttcaaacgtttcctgtaaaatgacaccaacattttgaacttagaccactgtatatgtgtatgggaagcttttcaatttgggtaggccaaatccagccGGAAATCCCCAATCATGGTCTTGGAGTTTAAGCAGATACACACTATTTCTTCCATCACAAATGCTTTGGAATAAGGAATAATAAAACCATtacatgtgtttttattttttttagataagtGGATtggaaattattaattattattaatattattacattattaataatattagtaTTACTGTTGTTGTTAAAATTCtacattttttatgaaaaacTTGCATGTACCTGTCAAGGAAATGCTAATTAATGAATTCAGAACTATTACAAGAAAGTTGTAATTTAGGACCAAATCTCCGCTGTTCCATTACCCATAGGATTTCATAGGAGATCACAATTTCACACAGACCTTTAAAGAGAAAGTttaccctaaaatgaaaattagcccatgattttctctccctcaagccattctaggtgtatatgacaatcttctttcagactaatacaatcagttatattaaaaaatatacagcAGCGTCTAATTGTCAGATATTTAGTCAGCAATAATAACATAGTTTTCCTCCTAGTGCGAGAGGGGATTTTAATAGGCTCCAGTCACGCATATTTCTAACACCTTACTCTGGCCTTTTTTCGCTCTTTGTGACAATTTAAAGACCAGAAGAAAGAAGAAGATGCCATGGTGTGATTATGCAAAATGTTGTGTTGTCCATGTTATTTGATAACATttagtattattaataatattactaAAGCCACTATTCATAAAcatagtaacactttacaataaggttttattaactaatttagttaacatgaactatgAATTCTACAACATTTAATAATATTCCttgttcatttttatatttactaacatattattaaaatcaaatattgtatgtgttaacattaatgtactGTGAACTAaaataaactgtattttttaaataattaatactgtaacaaatttATTGTAGTTAGTTCATGTttgaaaccttttttttaaataataaaactcatATATTTCAGAATAATTTGTCCCATCTCAATAAACTCACATATTTACTCATTCTACAGGTGTGTTGCACCAAATCTGATTTTCTGACCAAgtgattacttttttttttattgtatatgtttttttcaatatatatttttattatcaacTGTATACACACATCAGTATAcctgtataaattaaattaataatcaaaGCCTTTTTGCTTAAGATAACCTCtgattgtttcttgttttctaaagtgtgtatttggtctctgagcagtgactgagggtctgatGCGTCACTAAACACTTGATAGCAACAAGGTGTTGTGTTTGGATTTTgaaggtatcacacacccctaacatgccaggagtgcagaaacagtgtttactcacttagcccggcttccagatattaaatatggatttgtcttttatttcattcattataatttattcattttatgtttccttttactgaaacactaaagagtcaagatgaatattgcctgtactattgtgtgtctctctcactgaaagaaagcacatgttatcagtatgttttggtaagatcTGGTTTGAACTGGAGCtcaatcagctccaaccttggagagactgtgtatttgtgtatgtgcgcagtattctgtgttacagatcagtgttgagaatgaacatcctaagagatgggtggaacTATTGTTCTTGACAAGCTTCCTGCTCCagacctggaaggtcactacgggcctaattccgGAGTGAAATTTTTCActagattttcatgaaaatcagaTCAGAGATTATCTTCAGACCATGCAGACAAAACATTATGCAATTCAAGTTGATACATCAAACCATCTTCAGGTTTCTGAATGCTTCTGAACTTCTGAATGGTTTGGCCCAAAATCACAACTCTCTTTAGATTCAGCCATTTTCTCATATTGGCCATTTTAAATGTCAGACATTTAGAATGTTGTTATATTTTACAAACACATTGGCATATCGTTACGGAACTTGGTATGTGTCTTCGCCACCATGTCCTGAATGTATTCTAAAAGTTTTGGGTCAATGCCACCTTGGGGtcaattttaaagtaataataatatttccaAATTTTAGTAACTTGTCGTTAAATTAGCTGATTGAAATGAAACCGGTCTTAACCCTTTTTAtgcacgacacacacacacacacacacacacactaggggttgcaccgattaatcgactagtcgaccttaatgccctgtcatgacgctttaagcttgacgttgACTAGTCGCTGGCCTGTAGAGGCAGAGCCGGCCTTTCCATTAGGCAAtataggcggtcgcctagggcccCGCCTTATCTTGGGGGTCCCCTCAAtcttaacatatttttttttttactccaataGGCCAATTTTATGATCTTGCCTAGGGCCTCACAACCTCATGGGCCGGCACTGTGTAGAGGGCGTAACAGGATAAACAATTTCCTGacacgcaggctctgttttgaacagttaaaatgacaaataaatgctctccacaagacacgtttgattataccatctggatgctcaaaattgatcaggAGAATGCAGGCTTATATTAATCATCGCGCTAAACTAATGCGTGCCGCattggaacacacacacaacacatagCCGATCGCACATCACGCGGAGATCGCGCGTGCCTCACAAATTTGTGACCCCTAAACCAACCTAAATTTGTGATCCCTtacccctaaaccaacccatcacagaaaacttttggcattttttgaatttcaaaatttagtatgttttagtatgaggacacagatgtcgtcataaaccatgtttacattgtaatacacgtcattttacacatttgtcctcataaaccatatacatgaacacacacacactaacagcaggccctgacaggaggaggacagagtaaAGGTACACAGGACCTACAATTTCCAAACTTTTATTAGCCTTGGGTCCAGTGGACCCGAACATCCTGTGTGTAGGGGGACAGTGAGtggtcattgaaaatgtgttctgatatATATTACTCACAGAAAATGAGCCAAATATTTGGGGGGTTAAATATTAATGCTGGATAGGTTGTATGCTTGTACCAAAAAGTGTCCGACAAAGTTTTATTATCAGTTTTGGCCTCCTGACTCCTGACATAGTTATTACTACTAACTAGTTACTAACCCCTAACCCCAAAAAAGTGAGAGAGCAGGGTTTTTTTTAGGATGGAATTAATAACTACAGTGATATgtcaattaaatataatttgttttacACCATTGTACATGAATGAAGTCAAATAGCACCATAGATCACTATCTACACTTCTACATTTATGCTTAGACATTAAAGTATTAAAACTTAAAACTCTTCCTACAAGCTTTAAACTTGGCTTGGCTCACTCCCATAGATAGGGGTACTGATTGATAGAGGTTTTGGGATACGTTTCCAAGCTGATATTCACTTTGAAAACTGGTTCTCTTAAGGCGGAGATAGTTTTTTTCATGTTCTAGTTCTGTTTTCTCTTATACTGTACAATAAATGTTTATCTGTTCACTTTATCAGACATCCCATGAGTGTTAGCTTTCATTTGATACCATTTTTATGTATATGGTCCTTGTGTTTGTGAAGATATTCAACATTTATCGTTGGTATGTCGAGCTGAGAAGGAAACCAAAAAATGGGCCTGAAATTGCTTGTACaagtcacacacaaaaaaaaaaaaaaaaaaaaaaaaaaaatcaacttgaCAACACCCTAATATCTTATGGACGTCttctaacaaaaataaaaataatgacagctTGTACCAAAACATGTCTGCAAAAGTCTTAACGGAAGCTCTTTTCAGAATTGGCCCCCTGACTATAATGttgaatacatttataatgcaatggggacatttttgtgggtcctgataatggAAAATGCCTGATTTCACCAGTAAAAAAGGGGCTTTGTGTCTTTAAAGTTGGTGAATGTGTGCCAAACAACACAGCTTCAgcatcatatttttattctggtGTCATCATTGACCCGTGCAAATCAGATTTAGCATTTTAaatcaatacatttttgttCGTTTTTCCACCACACTCCTCAGAAGCAATACTACTAATAATCAACATTTTGGCTTAAAGTATCACAAGTTCAGGAGCTTGAATGGAATCAAATCATTACATAGATCACTTGAAGAGTGTCTTTTTTACACAATCTGATCACGAGTcatgtcaagtcaactttatatAGCGCCTTCACAATGAtgatttcaaagcagcttcagtgttaaacaggacaatattgcaacaaaatttgatttggctgtacagtcgttctggagaaaacagtaatgttatcagcttagtttaatttatcatttagcaaCAAAGTTGTCAGACCAGTATAGTTTACACaattaagacctaataaattaattttatttggatatttagttgaataaccaaaattttagtgtccccaactaaaCATGTCTGAGACGGCTGTTAATAACAGGTGGAAATGGGCAATTTCAGACCAGACCACACACTTCCAGTTCATCGACTCAATATGCAAATACACTCTGAAGACACTCATTTACTACATTTTCTTCCAACAAATTCTTTAATAAAAGGCAAGATAATGCATCTGCAAATAGCATGCTGAAATagtacatttttgtaaaaagtgtgcattgtaattttatttttcataatttattataaataactgTAAAACATCTAAAAGTAGCACAACAAACATGTAATAAAACCCACaatgaccaaaaaaaaggttaAGTAAAGAGAAAATTGCAATTTacattctgcaaaaaaaaaaaaagagaagtcAACTATAAAAGACAGCAGTTGTTGAATCCCTTTCAGAGATGACTGTAGGAGGTATGGCCGCCTTCATGCATCCTACAGAAGTCCTGACCCGCCACAGCCCTCTTTTTGCATGGCTTACCGAGCCGAGTGACACCGCTGCACAGCGAGCGACCTGAAAAAGAactgacaacaacaaaaaatcttaaTGCCCATCTATTGCGAGACCAAAGATTTGGAACCAAAACACCAAAGTCCATTCACATTTTCCCTCTGCAGGCATGGTCAATTTCAGGATTATGTTGACTTCAGTCCTTTAATAAAGGATACCTGTTGCTGGCGAGTGACTGGTTGGGGCTCGAGCTTCGTGAGTGGCTGATCGTCTCCAGCATTCCTTCTAGGTTCCTCTGAGGAACATCCTCCAGCACTGCCTGCTAATCAAAGAATGACTTAGAACAGTTCCCAGAGAATTGTGTAGTTTTACTTTAGAGTATATTGAGaccattttgtttattttgaaatcgcagcacaaaataaaaaataaaataaaaaaaataaaaaaaagataaatgatGAATCAATAAATGCACATCTTACTTCATAGTGAAGTGTTTTTGATATAATTTGATGAATGACTGGTTCAAAACAACAACGATAACTATGAAGATAACTATTAGCGTCCACACCAGCGGGTGAGATTGTTATGTTTAGTGCAAAGTGCGTACTTGTGGGTCACTTTAAAAGTTTAAGctcattaaaggggtcatgagcTTTTGACATAGGTCATCGTACATTTCAGAActtgttagtccaaaaacagcttttattgtaacAAATCGGCATACTACACAAGTCGATCTGGCCTTGAAGACATCATAGATGGGTGAAAGATTGATGGCCTACTTAATCGCTGTATCTTTGGCTCCGCCCACTGGTGtgttaaatggactgcatttatatagcgcttttaacagaccctatggccatccaaagcgctttacattttgcctcacattcactcattcatacaccgacggcgatgtcagccatgtaaggcgccatccagctcgtcgggagcagctggggttaggtgtatTGCttatggacacttcgacacttggtcaggtggaaccggggatcgaaccaccaaccttccggtttgtagacaacctacatgaaccactgagccactgccgccccaagaTGTTAGGGAGATGACGAGGACAGAAGAGATACAGGATCACTGGACTAAAAATAACTACCTTCCAAAAGATtcctaatgctaggaatgtGCTTATCTTCAACAATGTGAACGTCTCAGttaagcattatttatttgtatggaGCGCACTTCACTGGGAATTCTTGGGTAAATCTGTCGCAATTTCAGCGCAGGCTTTGCAAACCGACACTTCCGATATAGACTCGACAGCAATGCCACACACCGTAAATAATGGCGTTAATccttatatacagtattgttcaaaataatagcagtacaatgtgactaaccagaataatcaaggtttttcgtatattttttttattgctacgtggcaaacaagttaccagtaggttcagtagattctcagaaaacaaacaagacccagcattcatgatatgcacgctcttaaggctgtgcaattgggcaattagttgaattagttgaaaggggtgtgttcaaaaaaatagcagtgtggcattcaatcactgaggtcatcaattttgtgaagaaacaggtaaatgatcagctaaaatgatctccaatgccttaaaatggagagcaaaaccagagagacgtggaagaaaaaacggaagacaaccatcaaaatggatagaagaataaccagaatggcaaaggctcagccaatgatcacctccaggatgatcaaagacagtctggagttacctgtaagtactgtgacagttagaagacgtctgtgtgaagctaatctattttcaagaatcccccgcaaagtccctctgttaaaaaaaaggcatgtgcagaagaggttacaatttgccaaagaacacatcaactggcctaaagagaaatagaggaacattttgtggactgatgagtaaaattgttctttttgcgtccaagggccacaggcagtttgtgagacgacccccaaactctgaattcaagccacagtacacagtgaagacagtgaagcatggaggtgcaagcaggCCCGGATTGGCTAATCGGGAGCACCGGGAAAATTCCCGGTGGGCCGGTCTGTTTTTGAGCCCGCGAGGGCCGTTGTTGTCATGGCGAGGGCTCTGTAAACTAACCAAGCCAAATGTTTTAAGCTGTTCACATTGTTACTCAAAAAAACTAATGATGACCACGAGGCCGGTAAGTAATTATCCCGTTAAGGTAGTTTGGAGCAGTGCAAGATGCGACTGCGCAAAACAATGCTGTCAAACCACATTCATGTATCAAACTTTTTCTTAGCTCTTCAGCAACAGCCGCCTCTAGTCCGTTTTGCCGCTAATAGTGAAGAGCAACGCCCAGTGACGTTACCAAGCTCCAGTCATGAGCCCAACACACCAGAATGGGCAGGTAGGATTGTCATTCAGAAGAAGTAATAGGAAGAGCCCTGCTCAATGAAAAATGCCCTGAGATAATAATGACCTGATGATTCAGGTTCATTAATGAAACTGAGTGACTTGATTTAAAAGCTTTGTAAAAAGGGGGTATTTGTGGTGagaaataaatgtaacaaatttcaTTTAGTGTCAGAAAGTGAGCGAGGACCCAGTTGTGAAGAGATTAGCTCTTACTGTGAAACACAGGTAAACTGCTATTGTACCATAGTGTGTGGCTCTTACTGTGAAACACAGGTAAACTGCTATTGTACCATAGTGTGTGAATAAGCAAACATTatcactgatttttttttcttctgacttagtatcttacttgtttccagttcaaatatctaaatattcttaattcaagatacatttactagacaagtgaaATGACATAAGAAATTGACTTGTtttctgaagaagaaaaaaataatcttttgtTCATTTCAATTTTTGGATATTTAGGaatactaatttaaaaaaaaagagattctgATACTGTCCTGTTATTTACTGTTCTAATAAATTTTCACTGTGAAGCAAAACTTAAGCTACTGTTTTTGTACTGtattgaaaattatatttttcaaaaatacaaagaaTTATAAGGCTCTAGAGCAGGGCtgttcaaatcttaccctggagggccaatgcagtgcagactttagctccaaccttaatcaagcacacctgaacatgctaatcaatgtctccaggatcattagaaaatcacaggtgggtgtgtttgatcagggttggagctaaactctgcagtgcattggccctccagggtaagatttgaatagccctgctctAGAGAATAGTGTACCTTATGCAGACTTATATTCTGAGGTTGGaatcacattattttaatatagtctGTCGTGAACTAAAGTGGGCCGGTCTAAGGCATGAAACTCCAGGGCTGAAAATGAGTCTCAATCCGGCCCtgggtgcaagcatcatgataagggcatgtttctcctactatggtgttgggcctatttatcgcataccagggatcatggatcagtttgcatatgttaaaatacttgaagaggtcatgttgccctatgctgaagaggacatgcccttgaaacggttgtttcaacaagacaatgacccaaaacacactagtaaacgggcaaagtcttggttccaaaccaacaaaattaatgtcatggagtggccagcccaatctccagaccttaatccaattgagaacttgtggggtgatatcaaaaatgctgtttctgaagcaaaaccaagaaatgtgaatgaattgtggaatgttgttaaagaatcatggagtggaataacagctgagaggtgccacaagttggttgactccatgccacacagatgtcaagcagttttaaaaaactgtggtcatacaactaaatattagtttagtgattcacaggattgctaaatcccagaaaaaaaaatgtttgtacaaaatagttttgagtttgtacagtcaaaggtagacactgctatttttttgaacacacccctttcaactaattgcccaattgcacagccttaagagcgtgcatatcatgaatgctgggtctcatttgttttctgagaatctactgaacctactggtaacttgtttgccacgtagcaataaaaaatatactaaaaaccttgattattctggttagtcacattgtactgctattattttgaacaatactgtatggcTTCaactagcctactgctcaaaaagtgacaaaataacgccaacattttcctatttacatgttgcaaTGTGTATAGTCACAGCGTGTACAAATAACAAGGTTACATGAGACACAGCCATCTTATAAACATATACATACTGTGGACTATATTCTCAGAAGGCGCAGCACTGCTCCACTTCTGCGGAGTGCGGAGTGATTTGCTCGCAGCACATGAGAAGCCCCGCGGTGAGAAGCAGAGTTCGCTCAGAGTTGGAGTAATTGCTAGATAGTTTACAATCATGGGTGGTCGCTGTATTGCGAAGGCCCGCGACAATAAACGGGAGACAAGGTAATACAATGATATTCCATCGAATTCCAACCCAAAACGCTGACCTGATGAATCGATGACTACTTGCTCTGGATATAGATCCAAACACACCTGTGGCCATCATTAAGTGCTATCGGGTTTGCTCTGAACATTTCACAGAGGAACGTTGAACATGAAACGTATGCTGAAGAATACGGCCATCCCATGGATAATATAGACAGGACAAAGCAGATCACCCGCGGCTGCGGTAATTGTTCCGTTATGTTTTTTAGATGCACAAGTTAGCCTACTGTAACAAACGTTATTAGATCTAGCTAACGGCTCTATGACACTGTTACATGAATAGGTTGGTCACTACTGTATTGGACTTTTTCCTGTGCTCCATGCATCCCTGTAATGTTAGTATTGTGTTGTCATAAACGCGCTGTCACAGTAACAAATTAGCGGTGCTAGAGGTAATTCTCTGGACTGCATTTACCTTGCTAATGAATTGGAGGGGGGGATTGGCAGTTTTAATTCAGGCAGTTCAATTTGTCGGAGTTCATTGTccaaatttttttattatttaaaaaataataataatcacttACTTGGTAGACAGCTGTCCATTAGGTTCACTTGGTATGGGGCGTTTCTTCCAGTTGATTGTGTCACatcgggaaaaaaaaaaagttctctcATTTCCACACATTGTGTTCGTTCTGATTCTCCCCTCAACCTCAGTCTGATCGGCGTTTTGTCTATTTGCTTCCAAAGTTTGTAACTCCTCGTCTGTGTATTCTGGCTCAGAAAGATATGGTTCCAGGTTTAATGCCAAGTAAAAAGCCTCTGACAATTCCTCAAAATCAGCCATTATCAACAGTCACGTTCGTCACTAGCTACAGTCACGCTGGTTTTGTTTACGGAAGGAACACCGCGGGGCTTCTCATGTGCTGCGAACAAATCACTCCGCACTCCGCAGAAGTGGAGCAGTGCTGTGCCTTCTGAGAATATAGTCCACAGTATGTATATGTTTATAAGATGGCTGTGTCTCATGTAACCTTGTTATTTGTACACGCTGTGACCATACACATTGCAACATGtaaatagaaaaatattttgtcactttttgagcagtaggctagctgAAGCCATATagctccagtctttgtgctaagctaggctagcgggaGTGTGTGTCAGACTGAGTTATGGGATGCACGGAGATGAGAATGatatatggacttatctaactctgagGGATACACTTAAgccaaagtcccaaaaagttggcgtgttcctttaaaggtgcactatgcaaatGTTCCATCCACTAGatgtcgcctattcaaaacaaagggacagccagtggggaaaaaaaatgaCTGTGGTAGAAATCATGatggatgcagttattaactagcctagaaatctagacgcacccttgcggcagcaaatctaatctgcccgcaagtgtcgtctaggaactctcaatacccttctgagctgtaaacgccaattgttgggccaatcacatcgtgtatagagtcggtgggcggggccataatgacgacggccgagttgcgtttgcgtgcttctagtaaacacagaaactggcaacgggggtctttcgaatcagcttttaccgcgactctggaagacttggagttaagcttttctctgagaaaagaacggcactgaagtcattcttaaaaagggaagatgtgttcggagttttgacGACCGgctacggcgaatgtttaatctatcaacgagctctgcttcaccttcgttgctctggttggttgtagcgctatcctatcgcgtgcagagggagtttgaaagacaaccgtttatccgcccctcagattgagctgtcaatggtgagtttccacaccaaacatcttgatgtgggtctggcttgtcaggctagttattaacattactgtagtatgaagcagagaaGGACCGactgttgaggagctgagcaaggccactggagcgaatgttaatgagatgaacaacactCCTTGCGAGTAGCGGGacttatgacgggacacagtcgctgggCGGCGGCGCTATTTCTGCTTTGCCGGTCATGAGAATGAgctaacgcagctctgtttatcatataagacacatctgagtgtgtttaaaatgatgtaatGACGTTACTCGGTGCGTTCGCTCAGCCGCTGCTgcgacacttgttcacactgttaagagtaaagcgcttctgcagaataaacccGGAAACtgagtaacgcagatatgacgccactgacaggcgactccctcagaagctatccggctccttggttaaaatagcaat includes the following:
- the LOC137065183 gene encoding histone H2B-like, which codes for MPEPAKSAPKKGSKKAVTKTATKGGKKRRKSRKESYAIYVYKVLKQVHPDTGISSKAMGIMNSFVNDIFERIGGEASRLAHYNKRSTITSREIQTAVRLLLPGELAKHAVSEGTKAVTKYTSSK